Proteins co-encoded in one Pseudomonas beijingensis genomic window:
- the cobU gene encoding bifunctional adenosylcobinamide kinase/adenosylcobinamide-phosphate guanylyltransferase — MLQLILGGARSGKSRLAEKLAADTGLPVTYIATSQPLDGEMNQRIAQHRARRPAEWTLVEEPLALARVLRENATHGQCLLVDCLTLWLTNLLMLDDTEQLNAEREALLDSLAVLPGEIIFVSNETGMGVVPLGELTRRYVDEAGWLHQALAERCQRVVLTVAGLPLTLKGTAL, encoded by the coding sequence ATGCTGCAACTGATCCTCGGCGGCGCCCGCTCCGGCAAGAGTCGCTTGGCTGAAAAACTCGCGGCGGACACCGGCTTGCCAGTGACCTACATCGCCACCAGCCAACCCCTGGACGGCGAGATGAACCAGCGCATCGCCCAGCACCGCGCCCGACGGCCGGCCGAATGGACGCTGGTGGAGGAGCCCTTGGCCCTGGCCCGGGTGCTGCGGGAAAACGCCACCCACGGGCAATGCCTGCTGGTGGATTGCCTGACCCTGTGGCTGACCAACCTGCTGATGCTCGACGATACCGAGCAACTGAACGCCGAACGCGAAGCGCTGCTGGACAGCCTGGCCGTGCTGCCCGGGGAGATCATTTTTGTCAGCAACGAGACCGGCATGGGTGTCGTGCCGCTGGGCGAGCTGACTCGCCGTTACGTCGATGAAGCCGGTTGGCTGCATCAAGCCTTGGCCGAACGTTGTCAGCGCGTCGTGCTGACCGTCGCGGGCCTGCCCCTGACTCTCAAAGGTACTGCGTTATGA
- the cobT gene encoding nicotinate-nucleotide--dimethylbenzimidazole phosphoribosyltransferase yields MNHRWWLDPCKPVDTHALEMAAARQQQLTKPAGSLGRLESVAVQLAGLQGLVKPSLERLWIAIFAGDHGVVAEGVSAYPQAVTGQMLLNFVSGGAAISVLARQLGASLEVVDLGTVTPSLDLPGVRHLNLGPGTANFAQGSAMTVSQGEQALHAGRDSVLRAVAAGTQLFIGGEMGIGNTTAASALACALLECPVVHLVGPGTGLDAAGVSHKTQVIQRALALHAAQGNDPLQTLFNLGGFEIAALVGAYLACAQQGVAVLVDGFICSVAALVAVRLNPACQPWLLFAHRGAEPGHRHVLETLGAEPLLELGLRLGEGSGAALAVPLLRLACDLHGQMATFAEAAVADRPA; encoded by the coding sequence ATGAATCATCGCTGGTGGCTGGACCCGTGCAAGCCCGTCGATACCCACGCGCTGGAAATGGCTGCGGCCCGTCAACAACAGCTGACCAAACCCGCCGGTTCGTTGGGCCGACTGGAATCGGTGGCGGTGCAACTGGCGGGCCTGCAAGGGCTGGTCAAACCGAGCCTGGAACGGCTGTGGATCGCGATTTTCGCCGGTGACCATGGCGTGGTCGCCGAAGGCGTATCGGCCTATCCCCAAGCGGTCACCGGGCAGATGCTGCTCAACTTCGTCAGTGGCGGTGCAGCCATCAGCGTCCTGGCGCGGCAACTGGGCGCGTCCCTGGAAGTGGTCGACCTGGGCACCGTCACGCCATCGTTGGACCTGCCCGGTGTGCGGCATCTGAACCTCGGGCCGGGCACGGCGAATTTTGCCCAGGGCTCGGCCATGACGGTGAGCCAGGGCGAGCAGGCCTTGCACGCCGGGCGCGACAGTGTGCTGCGCGCGGTCGCGGCTGGGACGCAATTGTTCATCGGCGGCGAGATGGGCATCGGCAACACCACCGCCGCCAGCGCCTTGGCCTGCGCCTTGCTCGAATGCCCGGTGGTGCATCTGGTGGGGCCGGGCACGGGGTTGGACGCCGCGGGTGTCAGCCACAAGACCCAGGTGATCCAACGGGCCCTGGCGTTGCACGCTGCCCAGGGCAACGACCCGTTGCAGACCCTGTTCAACCTTGGCGGTTTTGAAATCGCCGCGTTGGTCGGTGCGTACCTGGCCTGTGCCCAGCAGGGCGTCGCCGTGCTGGTGGATGGCTTCATCTGCAGCGTCGCGGCCCTGGTGGCCGTACGGCTCAATCCCGCGTGCCAGCCGTGGTTGCTGTTCGCCCATCGCGGCGCCGAACCGGGCCATCGCCATGTGCTGGAAACCCTCGGCGCCGAACCGCTGCTGGAGCTCGGCCTGCGCCTGGGTGAGGGCAGTGGCGCGGCGTTGGCGGTGCCACTGTTGCGCCTGGCCTGTGACCTTCACGGACAGATGGCGACGTTTGCCGAAGCGGCCGTGGCGGATCGCCCGGCATGA
- the cobC gene encoding alpha-ribazole phosphatase family protein, which yields MILRLDLLRHGETELGGGLRGSLDDALTTKGWEQMHTAVAQGGPWDRLVSSPLQRCARFAEQLGARLNLPVHLDKDLQELHFGAWEGRSAAALMDTDAEALGRFWADPYAFTPPEGEPVLAFSSRVLTAIERLRAAYAGQRVLLVSHGGVMRLLLAQARGLPREQLLNVEVAHGALFSLQVSSGSVLAEVG from the coding sequence ATGATCTTGCGCCTGGACCTGCTGCGTCACGGCGAAACCGAACTGGGCGGCGGCCTGCGCGGCAGCCTCGACGACGCCTTGACGACCAAGGGCTGGGAGCAGATGCACACGGCTGTCGCTCAAGGCGGGCCCTGGGATCGCCTGGTCAGTTCACCGCTGCAGCGCTGCGCCCGTTTCGCCGAGCAACTCGGCGCCCGTCTCAACCTGCCAGTGCATTTGGACAAAGACCTGCAAGAGTTGCATTTTGGCGCCTGGGAAGGTCGCAGCGCGGCGGCACTGATGGATACCGACGCCGAGGCACTGGGCCGGTTCTGGGCTGACCCCTATGCCTTCACGCCCCCCGAAGGCGAGCCGGTGCTGGCGTTTTCCAGCCGCGTCCTGACGGCAATCGAACGCCTGCGCGCGGCCTATGCCGGTCAGCGGGTCTTGCTGGTCAGCCATGGCGGCGTGATGCGCCTGCTGCTGGCCCAGGCCCGCGGTCTGCCTCGGGAGCAGTTGCTCAATGTCGAAGTCGCTCATGGCGCGCTGTTTTCCCTTCAGGTGTCGTCCGGCTCCGTACTGGCAGAGGTTGGCTGA
- a CDS encoding adenosylcobinamide-GDP ribazoletransferase — protein MLPFWIALQFLSSLPVRLPGMPEPEQLGRSLLFYPLVGLLFGGVLWLLNALLLGAPPLLHAALLLTAWVLLSGGLHLDGLADSADAWLGGFGDRDRTLLIMKDPRSGPIAVITLVLVLLLKFTALLALIEQGQMLALIIVPVLGRAALLGLFLTTPYVRAGGLGQALADHLPRRAAWWVLLVCALGGVLVAGWAGVCALAVTLAVFVGLRRMMLRRLGGCTGDTAGALLELLEMAVLVGLGWV, from the coding sequence ATGTTGCCCTTCTGGATCGCCCTGCAATTTCTCAGCAGCCTGCCGGTGCGCCTGCCCGGCATGCCCGAGCCCGAGCAACTGGGTCGTTCATTGTTGTTCTACCCATTGGTGGGGCTGTTGTTCGGCGGCGTGCTGTGGTTGCTCAATGCACTGCTGTTGGGGGCGCCGCCGTTGCTGCACGCCGCCCTGTTGCTGACAGCGTGGGTGTTGCTCAGCGGCGGCCTGCACCTCGACGGCCTGGCCGACAGCGCCGACGCCTGGCTGGGCGGCTTTGGCGACCGCGACCGCACGCTGCTGATCATGAAGGATCCGCGCAGTGGGCCCATCGCGGTGATCACTCTGGTGTTGGTGCTGCTGCTCAAATTCACCGCGTTGCTGGCGTTGATCGAACAGGGGCAAATGTTGGCCTTGATCATCGTGCCGGTGCTGGGGCGTGCGGCGTTGCTGGGCTTGTTCCTGACCACGCCTTACGTGCGGGCCGGCGGGTTGGGCCAGGCCCTTGCCGATCATCTGCCCCGGCGTGCAGCGTGGTGGGTGTTGTTGGTGTGCGCGCTGGGGGGCGTGCTGGTGGCGGGTTGGGCGGGTGTCTGTGCGTTGGCCGTGACCTTGGCGGTATTCGTCGGCTTGCGGCGGATGATGCTGCGCCGGCTCGGGGGCTGCACCGGGGATACGGCCGGGGCATTGCTGGAGTTGCTGGAGATGGCGGTGTTGGTGGGGTTGGGGTGGGTCTGA
- a CDS encoding response regulator transcription factor, with protein MNLNHTPEHRDIFGLSTCDDTRVSHRPLSDNPIRIILADDHPVVLTGIEMVLAGAGFSVVAKARNADELLQHLERTPCDLVISDYSMPDGQFPDGLALMGYLKRHYRACPLIVITMLRNPSVLQALLNTGVNGLFDKRSPLTELKQAILGVTLGRRYACPAFLELLQEQSLAATSSDASRVSLSERELEVVRLFVRGMSGRQIAAQLNRSEKTISRQKRTAMDKLGLGHDGGLIEFARVSGLKV; from the coding sequence ATGAATCTGAACCACACGCCTGAACACCGCGACATTTTCGGCCTCAGCACCTGTGACGATACGCGAGTGTCGCACAGGCCCCTTTCGGATAACCCCATACGCATCATCCTCGCCGACGATCACCCCGTCGTATTGACGGGTATCGAAATGGTCCTGGCGGGGGCTGGATTTTCAGTGGTTGCCAAAGCCCGCAACGCCGATGAACTGCTCCAGCACTTGGAGCGTACCCCCTGCGACCTGGTGATCAGCGACTATTCGATGCCGGATGGGCAGTTCCCGGACGGCCTGGCCCTGATGGGCTATTTGAAACGCCACTACCGTGCCTGTCCCCTGATCGTGATCACCATGCTGCGCAATCCATCCGTGTTGCAGGCCTTGCTCAATACCGGCGTGAACGGCTTGTTTGATAAACGCAGTCCCTTGACGGAACTGAAACAGGCCATCCTCGGTGTCACCCTGGGGCGACGGTATGCATGCCCAGCGTTCCTCGAACTTTTGCAAGAACAGTCCTTGGCCGCCACCAGCTCGGACGCCAGTCGGGTGAGTCTTTCCGAACGGGAGCTGGAGGTGGTGAGGTTGTTCGTGCGCGGGATGTCGGGCAGGCAGATAGCGGCCCAGCTCAATCGCAGTGAAAAAACCATCAGCCGACAGAAGCGCACCGCCATGGACAAGTTGGGACTTGGGCATGACGGTGGGTTGATAGAGTTTGCTCGGGTGAGTGGGTTAAAGGTTTGA
- a CDS encoding LuxR family transcriptional regulator, with protein sequence MYHSTAISGRSAPYQGHYHSTENTPAQAIRLTKREKEFLQWSEAGKSSWEIAVIVDCSEANVNYHFNNIRRKFGVSSRHLAGKIARERGLI encoded by the coding sequence ATGTATCACAGCACCGCGATTTCTGGACGTTCGGCGCCATACCAGGGCCATTACCACTCCACGGAGAACACCCCAGCTCAAGCGATCCGGCTCACCAAGCGGGAGAAGGAATTCCTGCAGTGGAGCGAGGCTGGCAAATCTTCGTGGGAGATTGCCGTCATCGTCGATTGCAGCGAGGCCAACGTCAATTATCACTTCAACAACATTCGCCGAAAATTCGGCGTCAGTTCGCGTCATCTCGCGGGGAAAATCGCGCGCGAACGAGGCTTGATCTGA
- a CDS encoding MarR family winged helix-turn-helix transcriptional regulator, with amino-acid sequence MLPSQCLCINLRRAARGVSRYYDGALDGFGINVAQYSLLNNLARLDQPSISSLAEAMGLDRSTLGRNLRVLEGEGLVALAEGDDLRNRIVVLTDAGHARLAAALPAWEAAQQKLIDKLGAEKRATLLALLDELA; translated from the coding sequence ATGCTTCCCTCCCAATGTTTGTGCATCAACCTGCGTCGTGCCGCCCGTGGCGTCAGCAGGTATTACGACGGCGCCCTCGACGGCTTCGGGATCAACGTTGCCCAGTATTCTTTACTGAACAACCTGGCGCGCCTGGACCAACCGAGTATTTCCTCCCTGGCCGAGGCCATGGGCCTGGATCGCAGCACCCTGGGGCGCAACCTGCGGGTGCTGGAAGGCGAGGGGCTGGTGGCGTTGGCCGAGGGTGACGACTTGCGTAACCGTATCGTCGTGCTCACTGACGCGGGGCACGCCCGGTTGGCGGCAGCACTGCCGGCCTGGGAAGCGGCGCAGCAGAAATTGATCGATAAGTTGGGTGCGGAGAAGCGCGCGACTTTGCTGGCTTTGCTGGATGAACTGGCGTGA
- a CDS encoding MFS transporter has protein sequence MTSMWRTCGWVLVGSALILALSLGVRHGFGLFLAPMSAEFGWGREVFAFAIALQNLIWGLAQPFTGALADRFGAAKVVLIGGVLYALGLVFMGMADSPWSLSLSAGLLIGIGLSGTSFSVILGVVGPAVPAEKRSMGMGIASAAGSFGQFAMLPGTLGLIGWLGWSAALLALGLLVALIVPLVSMLKDAPAPLSGKEQTLSEALREACGHSGFWLLSVGFFVCGFQVVFIGIHLPAYLVDQHLPASVGTTVLALVGLFNIFGTYTAGWLGGRMSKPRLLTGLYLLRAVVIGLFLWLPVTTTTAYLFGMAMGLLWLSTVPLTNGTVATLFGVRNLSMLGGIVFLFHQLGSFLGGWLGGVVYDRTGSYDVIWQVSILLSLLAAALNWPVRERPVARLQVQVGAA, from the coding sequence ATGACATCGATGTGGCGTACCTGTGGTTGGGTCCTGGTGGGCAGCGCGCTGATCCTGGCGTTGTCCCTGGGCGTGCGGCATGGCTTCGGCCTGTTCCTCGCGCCCATGAGTGCCGAGTTCGGCTGGGGCCGTGAGGTATTTGCCTTCGCCATCGCCTTGCAGAATCTGATCTGGGGTCTGGCGCAGCCTTTCACCGGTGCGCTGGCCGACCGCTTCGGTGCGGCGAAAGTGGTGCTGATTGGCGGTGTGCTGTACGCACTGGGCCTGGTGTTCATGGGCATGGCCGACTCGCCATGGTCGTTGTCGTTGAGCGCGGGCCTGTTGATTGGTATCGGTCTGTCGGGCACGTCGTTCTCGGTGATTCTGGGCGTGGTCGGGCCGGCCGTACCGGCGGAAAAACGCAGTATGGGCATGGGCATCGCCAGTGCCGCCGGTTCTTTCGGCCAGTTCGCCATGCTGCCCGGTACGCTGGGACTGATCGGCTGGCTCGGTTGGTCGGCGGCGTTGTTGGCGCTGGGGCTGCTGGTGGCGTTGATCGTGCCGCTGGTGAGTATGCTCAAGGACGCGCCGGCGCCACTGAGCGGCAAAGAGCAAACCCTGTCCGAAGCGTTGCGCGAGGCATGCGGTCATTCGGGTTTCTGGCTGTTGTCCGTGGGCTTTTTTGTCTGTGGTTTCCAAGTGGTTTTCATCGGGATACACCTGCCGGCCTACCTGGTGGACCAACACCTGCCCGCCAGTGTCGGCACCACCGTGCTGGCGCTGGTTGGGTTGTTCAATATCTTCGGCACCTACACCGCTGGTTGGCTGGGCGGACGCATGTCCAAGCCACGCCTGTTGACCGGGTTGTACTTGTTGCGTGCGGTGGTGATCGGCTTGTTCCTGTGGCTGCCGGTGACGACCACCACGGCGTACCTGTTTGGCATGGCGATGGGCTTGCTGTGGCTGTCGACCGTGCCGTTGACCAACGGCACGGTAGCGACCCTGTTTGGTGTACGAAATCTGTCGATGTTGGGTGGGATCGTGTTCCTGTTCCACCAGTTGGGCTCGTTCCTCGGTGGTTGGTTGGGTGGGGTGGTGTATGACCGTACCGGCAGCTATGACGTGATCTGGCAGGTTTCGATCCTGCTCAGCCTATTGGCGGCGGCGTTGAACTGGCCGGTGCGTGAACGGCCGGTGGCGCGCCTGCAAGTCCAGGTCGGTGCGGCATGA
- a CDS encoding glutathione peroxidase: MLMRWFAVPALLLAVTGQVWAADCPPLLEGSLPKLRAKETVDLCQRFAGKPLVVVNTASFCGFAPQFKSLEALNQRYKDQGLQVLGVPSNDFKQEAKDGAETAKVCYVNYGVTFTMTEPQPVRGADAIPLFKHLAEQSGAPKWNFYKYVVDRQGKVVGSFSSRIKPDDPNFIKAVEAAIASKP; encoded by the coding sequence ATGTTGATGCGCTGGTTTGCTGTTCCCGCACTGTTGCTGGCTGTGACCGGGCAAGTCTGGGCCGCCGATTGCCCGCCGTTGCTGGAGGGTTCGTTACCCAAGCTGCGGGCCAAGGAAACTGTCGATTTGTGCCAGCGCTTTGCGGGCAAGCCACTGGTGGTGGTCAACACCGCCAGTTTCTGCGGGTTCGCCCCGCAATTCAAAAGCCTTGAGGCGCTCAACCAGCGCTACAAGGACCAAGGCTTGCAAGTGCTGGGTGTACCGTCCAATGACTTCAAGCAGGAAGCCAAGGACGGGGCTGAAACCGCCAAGGTCTGCTACGTCAATTACGGCGTGACCTTCACCATGACCGAACCGCAGCCGGTGCGTGGCGCGGATGCGATACCGCTGTTCAAGCACTTGGCTGAACAATCCGGCGCGCCGAAATGGAATTTCTACAAGTACGTGGTGGACCGCCAGGGCAAGGTCGTTGGCAGTTTTTCCAGTCGGATCAAGCCTGACGATCCCAATTTCATCAAGGCGGTAGAAGCGGCCATCGCCTCCAAACCCTGA
- a CDS encoding OmpP1/FadL family transporter gives MKKMMLKTTLGLAVTLASTQLFASGFALNEQSISGMGTGFAGRSSAADDASTVFGNPAGMSRLKRQQVTGGFAAIDASTDINDASGTRSGTNKGDMVPLTGVPMGYYVKPIDDQWAFGLGVYAPFGLITDYENRFQGRNFGSKSEVKVVTFQPTVSYAFNDQVSIGFGPTINRISGALESSLTTPFSPNDGNVKIKGDDIGYGYNIGLLVQATDTTRVGLTYHSKVKYKLEGHTDVDAAAGTPGFLLSDGRYDASLDITTPESVDFSVTQQINDAWTVYAGSTWTRWSRLKEITVNNDVTSGGALNPTLFGTITEEQNWHDTWAYAIGTSYQLNKQWVLRTGLSFDQSPTNNTDRSPRIPTGDRTIFSLGAGWSPTEDLTIDVAYSYLKEEKVNVNRRNALGQAYNAEYENSANGFGVGATYRF, from the coding sequence ATGAAAAAAATGATGCTCAAAACCACCCTTGGCCTTGCCGTGACCTTGGCATCCACCCAACTTTTCGCCAGTGGCTTTGCCTTGAACGAACAAAGCATCAGTGGCATGGGCACTGGTTTCGCAGGTCGTTCTTCTGCCGCCGACGACGCCAGCACTGTCTTTGGCAACCCTGCCGGCATGTCGCGCCTCAAGCGCCAGCAAGTGACCGGTGGTTTCGCCGCCATTGACGCCTCCACCGACATCAACGATGCCAGCGGCACCCGTTCCGGTACCAACAAGGGCGACATGGTCCCGCTCACTGGCGTCCCGATGGGTTATTACGTCAAGCCCATCGATGACCAATGGGCTTTCGGCCTGGGTGTCTACGCACCGTTCGGCCTGATCACCGACTACGAAAACAGATTCCAGGGCCGTAACTTCGGCAGCAAGAGCGAAGTGAAGGTCGTGACCTTCCAGCCCACCGTCAGCTATGCCTTCAATGACCAGGTGTCGATTGGTTTTGGTCCGACGATCAACCGGATTTCGGGTGCCTTGGAGTCATCACTGACCACTCCGTTTTCGCCGAACGACGGCAATGTGAAGATCAAGGGCGACGACATTGGCTACGGCTATAATATCGGTCTTTTGGTCCAGGCGACGGATACCACTCGTGTCGGCCTGACCTACCACTCCAAGGTCAAGTACAAGCTTGAAGGTCACACCGACGTGGACGCGGCTGCAGGTACGCCTGGGTTCTTGCTGAGTGACGGGCGTTACGACGCTTCGCTGGACATCACCACGCCTGAGTCGGTGGACTTTTCGGTTACCCAGCAAATCAATGATGCCTGGACCGTCTACGCCGGCAGCACCTGGACCCGCTGGAGCCGCCTGAAAGAAATTACCGTAAACAACGACGTAACGAGCGGCGGCGCCCTGAACCCAACCCTCTTCGGCACCATCACCGAAGAACAGAATTGGCACGACACCTGGGCGTACGCCATCGGTACGTCCTACCAGTTGAACAAACAATGGGTACTGCGTACCGGCCTGTCCTTTGACCAGTCGCCTACCAACAACACTGACCGTTCGCCACGCATCCCAACCGGCGACCGCACTATCTTCAGCCTGGGCGCCGGCTGGAGTCCGACCGAAGACCTGACTATCGACGTGGCGTACTCCTACCTCAAGGAAGAAAAAGTCAACGTCAACCGGCGCAACGCGCTGGGCCAAGCCTACAACGCTGAATACGAAAACAGCGCCAACGGTTTCGGTGTCGGTGCAACCTACCGCTTCTGA
- a CDS encoding sel1 repeat family protein, whose amino-acid sequence MKFRSVSNPVTSTPSGVTPPKRMSMRVAEWLLDSPRLGDSPSVKHLAGRLLKQPAREGVVAAQSRLGQLMCRECGNARDRRIGQDLLRQAARAGDDRARRALGEIED is encoded by the coding sequence ATGAAGTTTCGCTCAGTATCAAATCCTGTTACCTCCACACCCTCTGGTGTTACCCCACCCAAACGTATGTCGATGCGGGTGGCTGAGTGGCTGCTCGATAGCCCACGGCTAGGGGACAGCCCCAGCGTCAAGCACCTGGCCGGTCGTTTGCTCAAGCAACCGGCCCGTGAAGGCGTGGTGGCCGCGCAAAGTCGCCTTGGGCAGTTGATGTGCCGTGAATGCGGTAACGCCCGGGACCGACGCATTGGCCAAGACCTGCTGCGTCAGGCCGCCCGGGCCGGCGATGATCGTGCCCGCCGGGCCCTCGGTGAAATCGAAGACTGA
- the rmuC gene encoding DNA recombination protein RmuC, with translation MLEERLATAHMAHDGLNAQLDACRDEISDLSQANAAKQAELAAACREVELLQIERDNARDAAHAWNLERANKEAELRRLDAQAASLQAELREQQESHQQRLDDLQGSRDELRAQFAELAGKIFDEREQRFAETSQQRLGQLLDPLKERIQSFEKRVEESYQAEARERFSLGKELERLQQLNLRLSDEATNLTRALKGQKTQGNWGELILERVLEHAGLEKGREYQTQVSLKGPDGERFQPDVLIYLPGDKQVVVDSKVSLTAYQQYVAAEDDAIGQLALKQHVLSLRTHVKGLAGKDYKRLDGLHSLDFVLLFVPIEAAFSAALQAEPNLFQEAFDRNIVIVSPTTLLATLRVIDSLWKQERQSQNAREIAERAGWLYDKFVLFIQDLDEIGSRVQQLDKAYSAARNKLTEGRGNLISRSEQLKLLGARASKSLPAELLERAMTDADGLPELPEEAGEKTQG, from the coding sequence TTGCTGGAAGAGCGCCTGGCCACTGCCCACATGGCCCACGATGGCCTCAACGCCCAGCTCGATGCCTGCCGCGACGAAATCAGCGACCTGAGCCAAGCCAACGCCGCCAAGCAAGCCGAGCTTGCCGCAGCCTGCCGGGAAGTCGAGTTGCTGCAGATCGAGCGCGACAATGCCCGGGATGCGGCCCATGCCTGGAATCTCGAGCGCGCCAACAAGGAAGCCGAACTGCGGCGGCTCGATGCCCAGGCGGCGTCGTTGCAGGCCGAACTGCGTGAGCAGCAGGAAAGCCATCAACAACGCCTGGATGACCTGCAAGGTTCGCGAGATGAGCTGAGGGCACAGTTCGCCGAGCTTGCCGGGAAGATCTTCGACGAACGTGAGCAGCGCTTCGCCGAAACCAGCCAGCAACGCCTGGGCCAGTTGCTCGATCCGCTGAAGGAGCGCATTCAGTCCTTCGAAAAACGTGTTGAAGAAAGTTATCAGGCTGAGGCCCGGGAGCGCTTCTCCCTGGGCAAGGAACTGGAGCGCCTGCAACAACTGAACCTGCGCCTGAGCGACGAAGCCACCAACCTCACCCGGGCGCTCAAGGGTCAGAAGACCCAGGGCAACTGGGGCGAACTGATCCTGGAGCGGGTGCTTGAACATGCCGGCCTGGAGAAGGGCCGCGAGTATCAGACCCAGGTCAGCCTCAAGGGCCCGGACGGCGAGCGGTTCCAGCCGGACGTGTTGATTTATCTGCCGGGCGACAAGCAAGTGGTGGTCGATTCCAAGGTCAGCCTCACGGCCTATCAGCAGTACGTGGCGGCTGAAGATGACGCCATCGGGCAACTGGCCCTCAAGCAACATGTGCTGTCGTTGCGAACTCACGTCAAAGGCTTGGCCGGCAAGGATTACAAGCGTCTGGACGGTTTGCACAGCCTGGATTTCGTGTTGCTGTTCGTGCCAATCGAAGCGGCGTTTTCCGCCGCCCTGCAAGCCGAGCCGAACCTGTTCCAGGAAGCCTTTGACCGCAACATCGTGATCGTCAGCCCGACCACGTTGCTGGCGACGCTACGGGTGATCGACAGCTTGTGGAAGCAGGAGCGCCAGAGCCAGAACGCCCGGGAAATCGCCGAGCGGGCCGGGTGGCTGTATGACAAGTTCGTCTTGTTTATCCAGGACCTGGACGAGATCGGCAGTCGCGTGCAGCAGTTGGACAAAGCCTACAGTGCGGCGCGCAACAAACTGACGGAAGGGCGCGGCAACCTGATCAGCCGTAGCGAACAGCTCAAGCTGCTCGGCGCCCGGGCCAGCAAGAGCTTGCCGGCGGAGTTGCTCGAGCGAGCGATGACCGATGCGGATGGCTTGCCTGAGTTGCCGGAAGAAGCCGGCGAGAAAACCCAAGGCTGA